The Sporolituus thermophilus DSM 23256 genome has a segment encoding these proteins:
- a CDS encoding cytochrome c maturation protein CcmE: MKRRHLLGIAAIVIFIAYSAITFSNSLTPYVTFAQAKAAKGSVQVRGVLVNDKIAVSTDGRKVQFVLRDEAGEEAIVTYNGVKPDGLEQASSIVAVGKYSDGQFQAEKLLVKCPSKYQGSVKK; the protein is encoded by the coding sequence ATGAAACGGCGTCACTTGCTTGGGATCGCGGCTATAGTTATTTTTATTGCCTATAGCGCCATTACTTTTAGCAACTCGCTTACCCCTTATGTAACTTTTGCCCAGGCCAAGGCCGCTAAAGGCAGCGTACAAGTCCGGGGCGTGCTTGTAAATGACAAAATTGCGGTGTCCACAGACGGAAGAAAAGTTCAATTTGTCCTACGCGATGAAGCCGGTGAAGAAGCAATAGTTACTTACAACGGGGTTAAGCCTGACGGCCTCGAGCAGGCAAGCAGCATCGTTGCCGTGGGAAAATACAGCGACGGACAATTTCAGGCGGAGAAACTGCTCGTAAAATGTCCTTCCAAATACCAAGGGAGCGTGAAAAAATAA
- a CDS encoding cytochrome c biogenesis protein: MWTYVLAIWTTGVVLAVFFIVPPAEGLGNLVRIAFFHIPMAWVSVLAFLLAAWWAVQYLRTRDIAFDRKSSASAVLGLVFCLLATISGAVFAKLTWGAYWNWDPRQTTIFVLLLIYGAYLVLRSTIEDEEQRAKISSVYALFSSLTVPFLVFIIPRYYFSLHPEPVINSAGKIHMDSVMLYVLLAAAIACTGIFWRLLAYSIRQKDHKIMQRLGMKGAE, translated from the coding sequence ATGTGGACGTATGTATTGGCAATTTGGACCACTGGCGTTGTCTTAGCCGTCTTCTTCATCGTCCCTCCGGCCGAAGGGCTTGGCAATCTTGTACGCATCGCTTTTTTCCATATCCCTATGGCCTGGGTTTCGGTACTTGCCTTTTTGCTTGCCGCGTGGTGGGCAGTCCAATATCTCCGGACACGCGACATCGCTTTTGACCGGAAAAGCTCAGCCTCAGCCGTTCTCGGCCTTGTCTTCTGCCTGCTGGCCACAATAAGCGGGGCGGTTTTTGCCAAACTCACCTGGGGCGCTTATTGGAACTGGGATCCACGGCAAACAACGATTTTTGTCCTCCTGTTAATTTACGGCGCCTACCTTGTGCTTCGCTCGACTATCGAAGACGAAGAGCAGCGGGCGAAAATTTCCTCGGTATACGCGCTGTTTTCCTCGCTAACAGTACCGTTTCTCGTTTTCATCATTCCCCGCTACTACTTTTCGCTTCATCCGGAACCAGTGATTAACAGTGCCGGTAAGATCCACATGGATTCCGTCATGCTCTATGTTCTTCTGGCCGCTGCCATCGCCTGCACCGGGATTTTTTGGCGGCTGCTGGCTTACAGCATCAGGCAAAAGGACCACAAGATAATGCAAAGATTAGGCATGAAAGGAGCTGAGTAG